One region of Glycine max cultivar Williams 82 chromosome 9, Glycine_max_v4.0, whole genome shotgun sequence genomic DNA includes:
- the LOC100807830 gene encoding DEAD-box ATP-dependent RNA helicase 40, which translates to MATAEAASTGLGPRYAPDDPTLPQPWKGLIDGSTGLLYYWNPETNVTQYEKPTPPVPAPVASAPSLAPIPAAHTMQPGGMMQQHGQQMLQVQSSQQHLAQQHGQSMLPQQQQQQQSPHIAHVTQQQSSQGAQAAQQQNHHGQQMMQQPQGHQARQPMMQPQGQQMHHQMPPQAIHSQHFGQGMPQDQGSHIVQPQAHQFTSQNMHYMSYQQNVITSRQPNSQHIQPNMVSPGQPNSQQVQHNMHGQPFENQQTTYPKVEVAEFKNGSQVGHSLSHYPQRSALPVQNNQNNPAEVGSGQVPNVGVNAGQPQQFRALSGSMQQSPSGSDLYYQHGPNFHSQMSPGMMHGHPSNVHPAGQKMGHEDNLHGRAGNEYDYNSTKDMSTMGCQQPDITPIPIPRNQQDMRIGNAPFQNVMPSGNGSGIAGNAVPSMFVPPIGGPSPLSTNPSMRPPYMGSSDATDLSPAEIYCQQHEVTATGDNIPPPFMTFDATGFPPEILREIYSAGFSSPTPIQAQTWPVALQGRDIVAIAKTGSGKTLGYLMPAFILLRQRRNNSLNGPTVLVLAPTRELATQIQDEVIKFGRSSRVSCTCLYGGAPKALQLKELDRGADIVVATPGRLNDILEMKKIDFGQVSLLVLDEADRMLDMGFEPQIRKIVNEIPPRRQTLMYTATWPKEVRKIASDLLVNPVQVNIGNVDELAANKAITQYVEVVPQMEKQRRLEQILRSQERGSKVIIFCSTKRLCDQLARSIGRTFGAAAIHGDKSQGERDWVLGQFRTGKSPILVATDVAARGLDIKDIRVVINYDFPTGIEDYVHRIGRTGRAGATGVSYTFFSEQDWKHAGDLIKVLEGANQHVLPELRQMALRGPSNFGKDRGGMSRFDSGGGGGGRWDTGGRGGFGGRGGGMRDGSFGGRGSGFGGRGGGIRDGGFGGRGGGFGGRGGMRDGGSGQGGRGDFFPGRGNRGRGSGGPRGGHVGWGRGERGMDDRYNMEGRGQGRGRGRFDNRRDVSSKGRGRSHSRSPERVRTWDYSKSSSRSRSRSRSRSWSRGRSRSRSWSRGRSRSYSRSISPRRSRSRSRGRSYSRSRSRSPSYDRRDRSDQQLPDQKDIRAHEVGTSDPRMLPVSSGLGTQGNSFLGTEQVEQQPIVSSTDPGNPEAVADLSHQSVSDI; encoded by the exons ATGGCGACGGCGGAGGCAGCTTCTACTGGGCTTGGTCCCAGATATGCACCTGATGACCCTACCCTTCCTCAACCGTGGAAGGGGTTGATTGATGGCAGCACTGGTCTTTTATACTATTGGAATCCTGAAACCAATGTTACACAATACGAAAAACCGACGCCACCTGTGCCTGCGCCTGTGGCTTCTGCGCCGAGCTTGGCGCCTATACCAGCGGCTCATACAATGCAGCCTGGCGGGATGATGCAGCAGCACGGGCAGCAGATGCTGCAAGTACAATCCTCGCAACAGCATCTTGCCCAACAGCATGGCCAATCGATGCTGccacagcagcagcagcagcagcagagtCCCCATATCGCACATGTTACTCAGCAGCAGTCCTCTCAGGGTGCCCAGGCAGCACAGCAGCAGAACCATCACGGGCAGCAAATGATGCAGCAGCCTCAAGGACATCAAGCCAGGCAGCCAATGATGCAACCGCAAGGACAGCAAATGCATCATCAGATGCCGCCGCAGGCGATCCATTCCCAGCATTTTGGGCAAGGAATGCCTCAGGATCAGGGCTCTCATATTGTACAACCACAAGCACATCAATTCACTTCCCAAAACATGCATTACATGTCGTATCAGCAAAATGTGATTACATCCAGGCAACCAAACTCCCAGCACATTCAGCCAAACATGGTATCACCCGGGCAACCTAACTCTCAGCAGGTTCAGCATAACATGCATGGTCAGCCCTTTGAAAACCAACAAACTACATATCCAAAGGTAGAGGTAGCGGAGTTTAAAAATGGAAGCCAGGTTGGACATTCGCTGTCTCATTATCCACAAAGGAGTGCCTTGCCCGTTCAGAACAACCAGAACAATCCTGCTGAAGTTGGTTCTGGTCAAGTGCCTAATGTAGGTGTCAATGCTGGCCAACCACAGCAATTCAGGGCCTTATCTGGCAGTATGCAACAGTCACCCTCTGGATCTGATTTATATTACCAACATGGTCCTAACTTTCATAGCCAGATGAGCCCAGGCATGATGCATGGTCATCCATCCAATGTCCACCCTGCTGGCCAAAAGATGGGTCACGAGGATAATTTACATGGTAGAGCAGGGAATGAGTATGACTATAATTCTACCAAAGATATGTCAACAATGGGTTGTCAGCAGCCAGATATAACTCCAATACCGATTCCAAGAAATCAGCag GATATGAGGATTGGCAATGCTCCTTTTCAAAATGTAATGCCAAGTGGAAATGGAAGTGGTATTGCTGGGAATGCCGTGCCTAGCATGTTTGTTCCTCCAATAGGAGGACCTTCACCTCTCTCTACTAACCCTTCAATGAGGCCTCCTTATATGGGTTCTTCAGATGCTACTGATCTCTCACCGGCTGAAATTTACTGTCAGCAACATGAAGTTACAGCTACG GGTGACAACATTCCACCTCCTTTCATGACATTTGACGCTACAGGGTTCCCTCCAGAGATATTGAGAGAG ATATATTCTGCTGGTTTCTCAAGTCCAACACCAATACAGGCTCAAACATGGCCTGTTGCACTACAAGGTAGAGACATAGTCGCAATTGCCAAAACAGGCTCTGGGAAAACATTAGGCTACTTAATGCCTGCCTTCATTCTTCTTAGACAGCGACGTAATAATTCTCTGAATGGCCCCACTGTCTTGGTTTTGGCTCCAACACGTGAACTTGCGACACAGATCCAAGATGAGGTCATCAAATTTGGCCGATCATCGCGAGTCTCTTGCACG TGCTTATACGGTGGAGCACCTAAAGCCCTTCAACTAAAAGAGTTAGACCGGGGAGCAGACATTGTTGTTGCCACACCTGGTCGGCTCAACGATATACTTGAAATGAAGAAAATTGACTTTGGGCAAGTTTCACTCCTTGTGCTTGATGAGGCTGACCGAATGCTTGACATGGGTTTTGAGCCTCAAATTCGTAAGATTGTGAATGAGATTCCACCTCGCAGACAAACTCTCATGTACACGGCAACCTGGCCAAAAGAAGTAAGAAAAATTGCTAGTGATCTTCTTGTTAATCCTGTCCAGGTTAACATTGGAAATGTGGATGAGCTTGCTGCAAATAAAGCTATAACACAG TATGTTGAAGTTGTCCCACAAATGGAGAAACAGAGGCGTTTGGAGCAGATTCTCAGATCCCAAGAACGGGGTTCTAAGGttataatattttgttccaCAAAGAGGTTATGTGACCAGCTTGCTCGTAGTATTGGCCGGACTTTTGGGGCTGCTGCAATTCATGGCGACAAGTCTCAAGGTGAGAGAGACTGGGTTTTAGGTCAGTTCCGGACTGGGAAGTCACCAATTCTGGTTGCGACTGATGTTGCAGCACGTGGGCTTGATATTAAGGATATAAG GGTGGTGATCAATTATGATTTCCCCACTGGAATTGAGGACTATGTGCACCGTATAGGAAGAACTGGAAGGGCGGGTGCTACTGGAGTGTCATATACCTTTTTCTCTGAGCAGGACTGGAAACATGCGGGTGATTTAATCAAAGTTTTAGAGGGTGCTAATCAGCACGTGCTTCCAGAGTTAAGACAGATGGCTTTGCGTGGGCCATCAAACTTTGGAAAGGATCGAGGTGGGATGAGTCGATTTGActctggtggtggtggtggtgggcgCTGGGATACTGGTGGTCGTGGTGGCTTTGGTGGTCGTGGAGGTGGCATGAGGGATGGCAGTTTTGGTGGACGTGGCAGTGGCTTTGGGGGACGTGGTGGCGGCATTAGGGATGGTGGTTTTGGTGGACGTGGCGGTGGCTTTGGTGGTCGTGGTGGCATGAGGGATGGAGGTAGTGGGCAAGGTGGGCGAGGTGATTTCTTTCCTGGTAGGGGCAACAGGGGTAGGGGATCCGGTGGCCCTCGTGGGGGTCATGTTGGTTGGGGTAGGGGTGAACGTGGTATGGATGATCGGTACAACATGGAGGGGCGTGGACAAGGTCGTGGACGTGGAAGATTTGACAATAGAAGAGATGTTTCTTCCAAAGGTAGAGGCAGAAGTCATAGTCGTAGCCCTGAAAGAGTCCGAACATGGGACTATAGCAAAAGTAGCAGCAGAAGTCGTAGCAGAAGTAGAAGCAGGAGTTGGAGCAGGGGCCGTAGTCGAAGCCGCAGCTGGTCTCGTGGTCGTAGTCGCAGCTATAGCCGTAGTATTAGTCCACGTCGTAGTCGTAGCCGTAGCCGTGGTCGAAGTTACAGCCGCAGTCGTAGCCGCAGCCCCAGTTATGATAGGCGTGATAGGTCAGATCAACAACTTCCTGATCAAAAGGATATCAGGGCGCATGAAGTAGGAACTTCAGATCCAAGAATGCTTCCCGTGTCTTCTGGTCTTGGCACACAAGGGAATTCGTTTTTGGGAACTGAACAAGTGGAGCAGCAACCTATTGTTAGTAGCACTGATCCAGGTAATCCAGAAGCTGTAGCAGACCTTAGTCATCAATCAGTTTCTGATATTTAG
- the LOC100808365 gene encoding protein WHAT'S THIS FACTOR 9, mitochondrial, producing MFFNFKEPAVKTIKLSFKYHFLHIQRYSYVNMYMKWKKDSYYDSIEHIHYSIQLKPIIALKNCIVRDPNGCIPISAVSKRGLELDVPMKVARFMRQYPSIFEEFTGPEYNLPWFRLTPEVAEIDRDEKRVYEECREDLRSRLRKMILMTREHVLPLKIIQGMQWYLGLPSDFLQHPEQILDESFRFVEMEDGLKGLALESREKIYSVMERNAMKSGFYSGGPMEAIEFPFFPSKGLRLRRKIENWLNEFQKLPYISPYDYFSNLDPNSDIADKRLVGVLHELLSLFVEHSAERKKLFCLEKYFGLPQKVHRAFERHPHMFYLSFRNKTCTVILKEAYSNKSAIEKHPLLRVRKKYIKLMKKSEVILRNRRVNNRFSNSNAKLDIDSNDLDEKGHEMASCSLEQVA from the coding sequence ATGTTCTTCAACTTTAAGGAACCTGCAGTCAAAACAATCAAACTCTcctttaaatatcattttttgcaCATCCAGAGATACAGTTATGTGAATATGTATATGAAATGGAAAAAGGATTCATACTATGACTCAATTGAGCACATCCACTACTCCATTCAGCTCAAGCCTATCATTGCCCTCAAAAACTGCATTGTCCGGGATCCCAATGGCTGCATTCCTATCTCTGCAGTGTCAAAGAGGGGATTAGAGTTAGATGTTCCCATGAAGGTTGCAAGGTTTATGAGGCAGTATCCATCCATCTTTGAGGAGTTTACGGGTCCTGAATACAATCTTCCATGGTTCAGGTTGACACCGGAAGTTGCTGAGATTGACAGGGATGAGAAGAGAGTATATGAAGAATGCAGGGAGGACTTAAGGTCCAGGTTGAGGAAGATGATATTGATGACCAGAGAGCATGTTCTACCTTTAAAGATAATTCAAGGGATGCAGTGGTATTTGGGGTTGCCTAGTGATTTTCTGCAGCACCCGGAGCAAATTCTTGATGAATCTTTCAGGTTTGTAGAGATGGAAGATGGATTGAAGGGGTTGGCTCTTGAAAGCAGAGAAAAGATTTATTCTGTAATGGAGAGAAATGCAATGAAAAGTGGTTTTTACTCTGGGGGTCCAatggaagccattgaatttccATTTTTTCCATCAAAGGGTTTAAGGTTGAGGAGGAAGATTGAGAACTGGCTAAATGAATTTCAGAAGCTTCCATATATTTCACCTTACgattatttttcaaacttgGATCCAAACTCTGACATAGCAGATAAAAGACTTGTGGGAGTTCTTCACGAACTGCTTTCCCTTTTTGTCGAGCATTCAGCCGAGAGGAAGAAGTTGTTTTGCCTCGAGAAGTATTTTGGGTTGCCACAGAAAGTTCATAGAGCGTTTGAGCGGCATCCCCATATGTTTTATCTATCTTTCAGGAACAAAACTTGTACAGTCATTCTAAAGGAAGCTTACAGCAATAAATCAGCTATTGAGAAGCATCCTCTGTTGAGGGTCAGGAAGAAATACATCAAGTTGATGAAGAAATCAGAAGTGATTTTAAGGAACAGGAGGGTGAATAATCGATTTTCTAATAGTAATGCAAAATTGGATATAGACTCAAATGATCTAGATGAAAAGGGACATGAGATGGCAAGTTGCTCTTTGGAACAGGTTGCGTGA